The Candidatus Nitrosymbiomonas proteolyticus genome has a segment encoding these proteins:
- a CDS encoding cell division protein FtsX — protein sequence MLDRIEFLLGETFVALRRNGLMTVAAVSTATVALFLIGGLGFLYLKLYEYANSIPSRFEMRAFFKTGTTYDEIRKTAEAARKIEGVALVQWIPRDKAWEKQRQQYPELTEGIENPLPDALKIKVDDLSKTESVAAAVSAIPTIETGGVKYLDDLVRQLDDMMRMVRLLGLFLGGLSIITSGILISNAIQMTIHSRRREIKIMQLVGAAHRTIQIPLVLEGVVQGMVGGVLATLLLWASHGAIVRMLDQFSTVSEPGPFPLSAMFAVLLAAGGVCGFVFSGIAARSPLKYGGARA from the coding sequence GTGCTTGACCGGATCGAATTCCTCCTGGGCGAGACGTTCGTCGCCCTGCGGCGCAACGGCCTCATGACCGTCGCAGCCGTCAGCACGGCGACTGTCGCGCTGTTCTTGATCGGCGGCCTCGGCTTTCTCTATCTCAAGCTGTACGAATACGCGAACAGCATCCCCAGCAGGTTCGAGATGCGGGCGTTTTTCAAGACCGGCACGACGTATGACGAGATTCGGAAGACTGCGGAGGCGGCTCGCAAAATCGAGGGGGTGGCGCTCGTGCAATGGATCCCGCGCGACAAGGCCTGGGAAAAGCAGCGCCAGCAGTACCCCGAACTCACCGAAGGCATCGAAAACCCTCTGCCGGACGCGCTGAAAATCAAGGTCGACGACCTCTCCAAGACCGAATCGGTCGCTGCCGCGGTGAGTGCGATCCCCACGATCGAGACCGGGGGCGTGAAGTATCTGGATGACCTCGTTCGGCAACTCGACGACATGATGCGGATGGTGCGGCTCCTGGGCCTCTTTTTGGGCGGGTTGAGCATCATCACGTCGGGCATTCTCATCTCCAACGCGATCCAGATGACGATTCATTCGCGGCGCAGGGAGATCAAGATCATGCAACTCGTGGGCGCGGCTCACCGCACGATCCAGATTCCGTTGGTTCTCGAAGGAGTGGTTCAAGGGATGGTAGGCGGCGTCCTCGCGACTTTGCTGCTTTGGGCCTCTCACGGCGCGATCGTTCGGATGCTCGATCAGTTCAGCACCGTGAGCGAGCCGGGACCGTTCCCGCTCAGCGCCATGTTTGCGGTCTTGCTGGCCGCCGGTGGCGTGTGCGGGTTTGTTTTTTCGGGCATCGCGGCAAGATCTCCGCTAAAATACGGAGGGGCAAGAGCATGA
- a CDS encoding metalloendopeptidase codes for MRALRALALPILALAAVWAVSQGGSQDVSKLETDLKRIQDKRDSASRKLRDTRKQVNTVRTDIRQIDSELEELENSIALTAERLETAQDEQVRAAEELEVATHKLQERREQVRSRLRWMYMSGDSHVAEVLLGAKDMGEFASRSYLLERIAKADKELFDAFKDLREQVRVKKLAQDKLVARIGALRRQQDSQQHSLKSTRDQKQLAFAQLRGVQRDLERLIAQLDADERAIEARIEAYHRGAGKESQSKPFSGKLARPVPGGMTSGFGMRHHPILKRSRMHNGVDFGGKSGDPIRAAADGVVISATYMSGYGNCVILDHGGGVSTLYAHASRLNVREGQSVKQGQTIAAIGATGLATGPHLHFEVRVNGKPVNPLGWL; via the coding sequence ATGAGGGCACTGAGGGCGCTCGCTTTACCGATTCTCGCGCTTGCGGCGGTCTGGGCCGTTTCGCAAGGGGGTTCGCAGGACGTATCGAAGCTCGAAACGGACCTCAAGCGGATCCAAGACAAGAGAGACTCCGCCAGCCGCAAACTGCGGGATACGCGAAAGCAGGTCAATACGGTCCGAACGGACATCCGCCAGATCGACTCCGAACTGGAAGAGTTGGAGAACTCGATCGCTCTAACCGCCGAGCGGCTCGAAACGGCGCAAGACGAGCAGGTCCGGGCAGCCGAAGAACTCGAGGTCGCAACCCACAAGCTCCAAGAACGGCGCGAACAGGTTCGAAGTCGGCTGCGTTGGATGTATATGAGCGGAGACTCCCACGTCGCCGAGGTGCTTCTCGGAGCCAAGGACATGGGGGAGTTCGCCTCGCGGAGCTATCTTCTCGAGCGGATCGCCAAAGCCGACAAGGAACTGTTCGACGCGTTCAAGGACCTCCGGGAGCAGGTTCGAGTTAAGAAGCTGGCGCAGGATAAGCTGGTCGCCCGAATCGGGGCGTTGCGCCGGCAGCAGGATTCCCAACAGCATTCGCTCAAGTCCACCCGCGACCAGAAGCAACTCGCCTTCGCGCAGCTTCGCGGTGTACAGCGCGACCTCGAACGCCTCATCGCCCAACTCGATGCGGACGAGCGCGCGATCGAAGCGAGGATCGAAGCGTATCACCGAGGCGCAGGCAAGGAGTCGCAATCCAAGCCGTTTTCAGGCAAGCTGGCCCGGCCGGTTCCCGGCGGAATGACGAGCGGTTTTGGCATGAGGCACCACCCCATTCTCAAGCGAAGCCGGATGCACAACGGGGTCGATTTCGGGGGCAAGAGCGGCGACCCGATCCGGGCTGCGGCAGATGGAGTCGTGATCTCGGCGACCTACATGAGCGGGTACGGCAACTGCGTCATCCTCGATCATGGCGGAGGGGTTTCCACTCTTTATGCCCACGCTTCGAGGCTCAACGTTCGCGAGGGCCAATCCGTCAAGCAAGGGCAAACGATCGCGGCCATCGGCGCAACGGGGCTCGCGACCGGCCCCCACCTTCACTTCGAGGTAAGGGTGAACGGAAAGCCCGTCAACCCGCTCGGCTGGCTCTAA
- a CDS encoding type II secretory pathway, pseudopilin PulG, whose amino-acid sequence MKSRGFTLTEILIVVGILAILVALLFPVMQGVRASAKRTACTSNYHQANLAALLYIGDYDDHFPLVNHHPESIPDPLRDRTWVQSVLPYVRSLKMFRCPADYTRRSEIEAVFNGDVYAGDAFRLYYEATLRVNLGYNYLYLSPIVRVEGSWEVQPRAVSAIEDPSRTILFVDTVFSRTSSGLPDGGGSYVVIPPCRYSRVGFRVIDSFGLPPGTQVMAASRGWKPQNPTSPYQFGLAWPWHSDRLSIVRLGGAATVVTTTGLSAGCDVKAGWAGFIKDSNQYGWDLF is encoded by the coding sequence ATGAAGTCGCGTGGTTTTACGCTAACCGAAATACTGATCGTCGTCGGAATCCTGGCGATACTCGTTGCATTACTGTTTCCGGTAATGCAAGGCGTACGCGCGTCCGCAAAACGGACCGCCTGCACCTCCAATTACCACCAGGCGAACCTCGCTGCGCTTCTCTACATCGGCGACTACGACGACCATTTCCCGCTGGTCAACCATCACCCAGAGTCGATTCCTGATCCTCTTCGGGATCGCACCTGGGTCCAGTCGGTGCTGCCCTACGTGCGGTCGCTGAAGATGTTTCGGTGCCCGGCGGATTACACTCGCCGGTCGGAAATCGAGGCCGTGTTCAACGGCGATGTATACGCCGGCGATGCCTTTCGGCTCTATTACGAGGCCACCCTTCGGGTGAACCTCGGATACAACTACCTGTATCTCTCTCCCATCGTCCGAGTCGAAGGCAGTTGGGAAGTTCAGCCACGAGCAGTTTCGGCCATCGAAGACCCCTCTCGGACGATTCTGTTCGTCGACACCGTTTTTTCCCGAACTTCATCTGGGCTGCCGGATGGCGGCGGAAGCTACGTCGTGATTCCACCTTGTCGCTACTCGCGCGTGGGATTTCGAGTGATCGACAGCTTCGGGCTTCCTCCTGGCACTCAGGTGATGGCTGCGAGCCGGGGTTGGAAGCCACAGAACCCGACCTCGCCCTATCAGTTTGGGCTCGCTTGGCCCTGGCACAGCGACAGGCTCTCGATCGTCCGGCTCGGGGGCGCGGCGACGGTCGTGACTACGACAGGACTTTCCGCAGGGTGCGATGTGAAGGCAGGTTGGGCCGGGTTCATCAAGGATTCGAACCAATACGGCTGGGACCTCTTCTGA